In Phaeobacter inhibens DSM 16374, the following proteins share a genomic window:
- the rlmN gene encoding 23S rRNA (adenine(2503)-C(2))-methyltransferase RlmN: MTANAPITQDVLTLPRKLPEGGKINLVGLTRDQLRETLIAHGTPEKQAKMRVGQIWQWIYQWGKRDFAEMTNLAKAYRADLDEHFEIATPEVVSKQVSTDGTRKYLVRIAGGHEVEVVYIPEEGRGTLCISSQVGCTLTCSFCHTGTQKLVRNLTAAEIVGQIMMARDDLDEWPVPGAPKDETRLLSNIVLMGMGEPLYNFENVRDAMKIAMDPEGISLSRRRITLSTSGVVPEIARTAEEIGCLLAVSFHATTDEVRDKLVPINKRWNIEALLEALRAYPRLTNSERITFEYVMLNGVNDSDEDAHRLVELIKGIPAKVNLIPFNEWPGSPYTRSSNNRIHAFANIIYQAGYASPIRTPRGEDILAACGQLKSATERARKSRKQIEAEAGLNP, from the coding sequence ATGACCGCCAATGCGCCGATCACCCAAGACGTCCTGACCCTGCCCCGCAAACTGCCAGAGGGCGGCAAGATCAATCTTGTGGGCCTGACCCGCGACCAGCTGCGCGAGACCCTGATCGCGCATGGAACACCGGAAAAGCAGGCCAAAATGCGGGTGGGGCAGATCTGGCAGTGGATTTATCAATGGGGCAAGCGTGACTTTGCCGAGATGACAAACCTCGCCAAAGCTTATCGCGCTGACTTGGATGAGCATTTTGAGATTGCGACCCCGGAGGTCGTGAGCAAGCAGGTCTCGACCGATGGGACGCGCAAATATCTGGTGCGCATTGCTGGCGGTCACGAGGTTGAGGTCGTCTATATCCCGGAGGAAGGGCGCGGCACGCTCTGCATTTCCTCCCAGGTGGGGTGCACCCTGACATGTTCCTTCTGCCATACCGGCACGCAGAAGCTGGTCCGCAACCTGACCGCCGCTGAAATCGTCGGCCAGATCATGATGGCGCGTGACGATCTGGACGAATGGCCCGTACCCGGAGCCCCCAAGGACGAGACGCGTCTGCTGTCGAACATCGTGCTGATGGGCATGGGTGAGCCGCTCTACAACTTCGAAAACGTGCGCGATGCGATGAAGATTGCGATGGATCCTGAGGGGATCAGCCTGTCACGCCGTCGTATTACTCTCTCGACCTCGGGGGTGGTGCCGGAAATTGCCCGCACGGCCGAAGAAATCGGCTGCCTTCTGGCGGTGTCCTTCCATGCCACCACGGATGAGGTGCGCGACAAGCTGGTGCCAATCAACAAACGCTGGAATATCGAAGCACTTCTGGAGGCTCTGCGAGCGTATCCCCGTCTGACCAATTCGGAGCGGATCACCTTCGAGTATGTGATGCTGAATGGTGTGAACGATAGCGATGAAGACGCCCATCGCCTGGTCGAATTGATCAAGGGGATCCCGGCGAAAGTGAACCTCATCCCATTCAATGAATGGCCTGGCTCGCCTTATACGCGGTCGTCGAACAACCGGATCCATGCGTTCGCGAACATCATCTATCAGGCCGGCTATGCCTCGCCTATCCGTACCCCGCGTGGTGAAGACATTCTGGCGGCCTGTGGTCAGTTGAAATCCGCAACCGAGCGTGCGCGCAAGAGCCGTAAACAGATTGAGGCCGAGGCGGGGCTCAACCCCTGA